Part of the Sinorhizobium sp. BG8 genome, CTTCACGATCCTCAACAGCGTCCCGACTGTCATCGAATTCCTGCTGACCGCTGCCATCTTCTGGTGGGGTTACGGCTTCTCCTATCTCGCCGTCACGGCAGTGACGGTGTGGCTCTACATCTGGTTCACGGTGCGGGCGAGCGATTGGCGCATCTCGATCCGCCGCTCCATGAACGACAGCGACACGGAGGCCAACACCAAGGCGATCGACTCGCTGCTCAACTTCGAAACCGTCAAGTATTTCGGCAACGAGGAGATGGAGGCCAGGCGCTTCGACCAGTCGATGGCGCGCTACGAGAAGGCGGCGACCGAAGTCTGGACCTCGCTCGGCTGGCTGAACTTCGGGCAGGCGCTGATCTTCGGAACGGGCACGGCGGTGATGATGGTCATGTCGGCGCTCGCCGTCCAGCGCGGCGAGCAGACGATCGGCGACTTCGTCTTCGTCAACGCCATGCTGATCCAGCTCGCCATCCCGCTCAATTTCATCGGCTTCGTCTACCGCGAGATCCGGCAGGGCCTGACCGATATCGAGCAGATGTTCGATCTCCTCGAGGTGAAGGAGGAGGTGGTCGACAAGCCCGATGCGAAGCCGCTGGCGGTCGATCGCGGCGCGATTTCCTTCAAGGACGTGCATTTTGCCTATGATCCCGCCCGGCCGATCCTGAAGGGCGTCACCTTCGACGTTCCCGCCGGCAAGACCGTCGCCGTCGTTGGACCTTCGGGCGCGGGCAAATCCACGCTCTCGCGGCTCCTCTACCGCTTCTACGACGTGCAGGAGGGATCGATCACCATTGACGGCCAGGACGTGCGAGATGTCACCCAGACGTCGCTGCGCCGGGTGATCGGCATGGTGCCGCAGGATACGGTCCTCTTCAACGATACGATCGCGTACAACATTCGCTACGGCCGCCCCTCTGCCAGCGACGAGGAAGTCCGCAAGGCGGCGGAAATCGCCCAGATCGGGCCCTTCATCGAGCACCTGCCGGGTGGCTACAAGGCAATGGTCGGCGAACGCGGACTGAAGCTGTCCGGTGGCGAGAAGCAGCGCGTGGCGATCGCGCGCACGATCCTCAAGAGCCCGCCGATCCTCATCCTCGACGAGGCGACGTCCGCGCTCGATACCCGCACGGAACAGGAAATCCAGGCCGCGCTCGACGTTGTCTCCGAGAATCGCACGACACTCGTGATTGCCCACCGACTGTCGACGGTCATTTCCGCGGACGAGATCATCGTGCTGAAGGATGGCGCGATCGCCGAACGCGGAACGCACGGAGAGTTGATGCAGCGCGACGATGGCCTCTACGCCGCGATGTGGAATCGTCAACGCGAGGCGATCCAGGCGGAAGAACAGCTCAAGAAGGTGCGGGAAGCCGACGACATGGGCATGGTCGTTCGCCACCCTGCGGCCAACTGAGGTGGGGCAGGGCTTTTTCGCTGCCAACAGGGCTGTTTGCCACGTCCGGCTCTTGCGGGCCGCGCATTGCCCCGGCGCCCGTTTCGGGGTAGTCCGTTCTGCAACAAAATCAGGAGATGTCCGATCATGAGTTTGATCGATAGTGTACGCAACACCATGGTTCCCGTTCACCGGGACGGCTGGAAGT contains:
- a CDS encoding ABC transporter ATP-binding protein/permease, with the protein product MQTIVNLWPYMWPSDRPDLKLRVVWATVFLLIAKVVLLLVPYCFKWATDALNGRIDAPDLLPGFLLGAVMLVIAYNLARILQAGLNQLRDALFASVGQHAVRQLAYRTFVHLHRLSLRFHLERRTGGLSRVIERGTKGIETIVRFTILNSVPTVIEFLLTAAIFWWGYGFSYLAVTAVTVWLYIWFTVRASDWRISIRRSMNDSDTEANTKAIDSLLNFETVKYFGNEEMEARRFDQSMARYEKAATEVWTSLGWLNFGQALIFGTGTAVMMVMSALAVQRGEQTIGDFVFVNAMLIQLAIPLNFIGFVYREIRQGLTDIEQMFDLLEVKEEVVDKPDAKPLAVDRGAISFKDVHFAYDPARPILKGVTFDVPAGKTVAVVGPSGAGKSTLSRLLYRFYDVQEGSITIDGQDVRDVTQTSLRRVIGMVPQDTVLFNDTIAYNIRYGRPSASDEEVRKAAEIAQIGPFIEHLPGGYKAMVGERGLKLSGGEKQRVAIARTILKSPPILILDEATSALDTRTEQEIQAALDVVSENRTTLVIAHRLSTVISADEIIVLKDGAIAERGTHGELMQRDDGLYAAMWNRQREAIQAEEQLKKVREADDMGMVVRHPAAN